The following coding sequences are from one Gossypium hirsutum isolate 1008001.06 chromosome A12, Gossypium_hirsutum_v2.1, whole genome shotgun sequence window:
- the LOC107929221 gene encoding uncharacterized protein, translating into MGAYLKKKTLFFFLFQKQTAAPFPQFLFCARFLFLNPSSQVVLHSSTVDGGFGSIERAFQPLIKPRLKAKPSRPGRSRSGGFSLSLWSSNPMMEGGVPATRFGCFAGLWKVNGQRFPFRCKVTREAEPRALCALTEARGVRRSRES; encoded by the exons ATGGGCG cctatttaaaaaaaaaaaccttatttttctttctttttcagaagCAGACAGCAGCCCCTTTCcctcaatttcttttctgtgcTAGGTTTCTTTTTTTAAACCCATCATCGCAGGTGGTCCTTCATTCCTCCACCGTGGACGGTGGTTTTGGCAGCATCGAACGGGCTTTTCAGCCCTTGATCAAGCCACGTTTGAAGGCCAAGCCTTCAAGGCCTGGGCGATCGAGATCGGGAGGCTTCTCCCTCTCCCTTTGGAGTTCGAACCCGATGATGGAGGGAGGAGTTCCGGCGACGCGATTCG GTTGTTTTGCAGGGCTGTGGAAGGTTAACGGGCAAAGGTTTCCCTTTCGGTGCAAAGTGACGAGGGAAGCCGAGCCTCGGGCGTTGTGTGCGCTGACGGAGGCACGTGGGGTGCGGCGCTCGAGAGAAAGCTAG
- the LOC107929218 gene encoding (+)-neomenthol dehydrogenase — MSDQPTKRYAVVTGSNRGIGFEICKQLATKGMTVVLTARDETNGVEAVGKLKQFGFSETVVFHRLDVTEPTSVSSLAEFVKTQFGRLDILVNNAGIGGVTADEDALRAGVLGKPAATVNWSGILMETNELSEECLKTNYYGVKTVCETLLPLLHLSDSPRIINISSSMGQLKNISNEWAKAVLGDAENLTDDKVDQVLRIFMNDFKEGSLEAKGWPTLLATYSISKAAMNGYARVLAKKHPSFQINCVCPGSVKTDINYNTGLLPVEEGAESAVRLVSLPNNGHSGHFFVRMEQSEF, encoded by the exons ATGTCAGATCAGCCAACAAAGAG GTATGCAGTGGTTACGGGTTCAAACAGGGGCATTGGATTTGAAATATGCAAGCAGTTGGCTACAAAGGGTATGACGGTGGTGTTGACGGCTAGAGACGAGACGAATGGTGTTGAAGCCGTCGGAAAATTGAAACAGTTTGGGTTCTCTGAAACTGTGGTGTTTCATCGACTGGACGTGACGGAGCCAACGAGTGTTTCGAGTTTGGCCGAATTTGTAAAGACTCAATTTGGAAGGCTTGATATCTTG GTGAATAATGCTGGAATTGGTGGAGTAACAGCAGATGAAGATGCTTTAAGAGCTGGTGTTCTTGGCAAG CCTGCTGCTACAGTCAACTGGAGTGGAATATTGATGGAAACAAATGAGTTAAGTGAGGAATGCCTCAAAACAAACTATTATGGTGTCAAAACAGTGTGTGAAACACTCCTCCCACTTCTCCACTTATCTGATTCACCAAGAATTATAAATATTTCTTCTTCAATGGGACAATTAAAG AACATATCAAATGAATGGGCAAAAGCAGTACTAGGAGATGCTGAAAACCTCACAGACGACAAAGTGGATCAAGTACTGAgaatatttatgaatgatttcaaGGAAGGTTCATTAGAAGCCAAAGGTTGGCCTACACTTTTGGCAACATATTCCATCTCAAAAGCAGCCATGAATGGCTATGCAAGGGTATTGGCTAAAAAACACCCAAGTTTCCAAATCAATTGTGTTTGCCCTGGCTCTGTCAAAACTGACATCAACTACAATACTGGCCTATTACCTGTTGAAGAAGGAGCTGAGAGTGCTGTGAGGTTGGTTTCGTTGCCCAATAATGGCCATTCTGGCCACTTCTTTGTTAGGATGGAACAATCAGAATTTTGA
- the LOC107929190 gene encoding phosphomannomutase: MALKKPGLIALFDVDGTLTAPRKVATPEMLEFMKELRKVVTVGVVGGSDLIKISEQLGKSVINDYDYVFSENGLVAHKDGKLIGTQSLKSFLGEDKLKEFLNFTLHYIADLDIPIKRGTFIEFRSGMLNVSPIGRNCSQEERDEFEKYDKVHNIRPKMVSVLREKFAHLNLTFSIGGQISFDVFPEGWDKTYCLRYLEEFQEIHFFGDKTYKGGNDHEIYESERTVGHTVTNPDDTVKQCKALFLSNP, encoded by the exons ATGGCTTTAAAGAAACCTGGTTTGATTGCTTTATTTGATGTTGATGGAACACTTACAGCTCCaagaaag GTGGCTACCCCTGAAATGCTGGAGTTCATGAAGGAACTGAGAAAG GTTGTTACTGTTGGAGTAGTAGGTGGATCTGATCTTATTAAGATATCTGAGCAACTTGGGAAATCAG TGATTAATGACTATGATTATGTATTTTCTGAAAATGGACTTGTTGCTCATAAAGAtgggaaactcattggaaccCAG AGTTTGAAGTCGTTTCTCGGAGAAGATAAGCTGAAG GAATTTTTAAACTTCACATTGCATTATATTGCTGACTTGGATATCCCAATAAAAAG GGGGACATTCATTGAATTCCGAAGTGGGATGCTTAATGTATCTCCGATTGGACGTAACTGTAGCCAAGAAGAAAGGGATGAATTTGAAAAGTACGACAAG GTTCACAATATTCGCCCGAAAATGGTGTCTGTACTTCGAGAAAAGTTTGCTCACCTTAACTTGACATTTTCAATTGGAGGGCAAATAAGCTTTGAT GTTTTCCCCGAGGGCTGGGACAAAACATATTGCTTGAGATATCTTGAAGAGTTTCAAGAAATCCACTTCTTTGGGGACAAAACTTACAAG GGAGGTAACGATCATGAAATTTATGAATCGGAGAGAACAGTAGGACACACAG TTACAAATCCTGATGATACAGTGAAGCAGTGCAAAGCTCTCTTCTTAAGCAACCCTTGA